The DNA region TGGCGGAGGTTTGTGCGCAACATAAAGGACGGTTATATGCCTACGCAACGCTTCCTTTTCAGGATGTCGAGGAATCCGTTAAGGAGCTCGAAAGGGCAAAAAACCTGGGCGTAAAAGGAGTGATGCTCTTCTCAAACCTGGCCGGCAAGCCTGTCTATGCGCCGGAGTTCTATCCTATATATGAGGCTGCGGCTGAATATGACATGCCGATCTTTATTCATCCTGCCGCGCCGGTTACCGCCGAAGCAATGAAAAAAGTAAGCATGCCGCTGCCCCTGTATGGGTTTATTATGGATACCACCATGGCTATTACGGGATTGATTTTTACCGGAGTTCTTGAAAAACTTCCCAATTTGAAGTTCATTCATGCCCATCTTGGCGGAGTATTTCCATACATGGTTGGCAGAATAAATGATTGCTACAAAACCTATGCCGGGGATCATGGGTATTATTCCCTTCCAAGGCAACCGTCTGATTATTATAAGGAACAGGTATGGGACGATGCGATCTCTTTTCATATTCCCGCAATGAAGTGTGCGCTTGAGTTCATGGGACCCGACCATCTTTTGCTAGGGACGGATTATGCCCATCCAATCGGAGGTCCTGAGAAGGTTGCTGAGTTCGTTAACAGACTTGGTCTCAGCCAGGAAGATAATGAAAAAATATTCTACAAAAATGCAGCAAAACTTTTCCATATGGAAGATTAGCTTTCCGTGGGTGGTTAAGGCCATATCTCCCGGGCGGGGGCAATCCTGAACCACCCTATTTTGTTGTTTTAACGGATAAGAACCCCTCGTGTGCGCTAATTTGTGGGCTATTTGATGAAGCTTGCTTTGAGGATTATAAATATTTAGTATTAACAACGACTTGCGCTGAATGGCGGAAGTGCATGGGAATCGAACCCACCCACCAGCTCGTCACCGGTGCACTGGTTTTGAAGACCAGGAGGCCCACCAGGCGCCTCGGCACTTCCACTATGGATAAGTTAACGGAGTTGGTTCGCTGTTGTCAATGGCTAAATGCGGGTGATCTGCTCAATCTGCCCG from Syntrophobacterales bacterium includes:
- a CDS encoding amidohydrolase, producing the protein MKTIDVHNHLYPKEWMAYLDGRAGSPTMQRTGPTSMVFYSDGMRLATVSRAGHYDPEPRMKDLDEYGIDMQVISLTCPSVELIPAKEGVLWAKKINDYMAEVCAQHKGRLYAYATLPFQDVEESVKELERAKNLGVKGVMLFSNLAGKPVYAPEFYPIYEAAAEYDMPIFIHPAAPVTAEAMKKVSMPLPLYGFIMDTTMAITGLIFTGVLEKLPNLKFIHAHLGGVFPYMVGRINDCYKTYAGDHGYYSLPRQPSDYYKEQVWDDAISFHIPAMKCALEFMGPDHLLLGTDYAHPIGGPEKVAEFVNRLGLSQEDNEKIFYKNAAKLFHMED